The window ATGGGGGCCAGTGGTAGTAACCTCAACATAGTCGCAATACCAACCATGGTGGGAGCCAGAGCCGTCAGAGGTGAGGTTGAGGCGGCAGACCGGGGTGTCTATGCATGGGCCTCGGCCGGTGAAGGCATCAAGATTGCCGCGCTCCAGGTAGTTATAGCCTTGGCCCATGATCCCCCAGGCCCGGAGGTTCGGGACCCGAACCTCGCGGGCCTTTACGTCACTGAGAGTGACAGTTATGTTTGCGTCTGGTCCTCGCTTTATGATGGATCCGGTTTTCACTTACATCGTGTACCCACACTCCTGCTTATACGTACGTACATACATACATGTTGATTAGATGGATCGGAACATCAATAAGATTGTTCATGAAGagagtaaaattaaattaaagtatatgaatagataaatttagaagagaggcGTGTATGTGTGAAATTGAATACTTATATTGGAATCGCCACGGGCATCTGCAGAAAGGAAGagagatagaagaagaaaagagaggtatTGTTTCCTCATGGTCTTGTGTTAATTAGCTGTATTCAGCGACTGATCACTCTGCtgttatgttattttctttttgatagaTTCAGATTGGAGAAGATGGACCATTTATAGCAATTATATACAGGGGAGACTCGTTTACCATTCTACACAATAAGCACTATATATGTCTATATCAATttatcaatcatatattttccttttttctttttaatattattgttatatatcttTTAGAAGCTACCatttatattctaaaaaaatatattttttaagttaaaaaaaaaacatttttcatataataaataaataaaatagtatttttatattattgtatccAAACATAAGGTAGAGATATTTTTACGTGAAAgatctaaaatataaaattattttacttttttaaataatttaaaaaaaagataattcaaaaaaaaatattttattataaactcACCTAAACAATTCTTTAATAATAGTTGTTATTTATGGCATATTTTTTGGTAAGGGATATTAGCAATTTCtacagaatttaattttgatttagtgTGAgtataagataattttatttttattttttacatgtaCATTCAATTACGTAACGTTAGTAAATATAACAACCTTTTACATTATCCGCGTAAATGATTTAAAAATACTAATGTAATTAGATGACAGTATAAAGTGTAAAACTTAGTATAAAACTTTTTACACTgtaagtgcatcaaaattaaactctaaaattCGTTAGTCCTATATTTGAAGATGATCTTTCACATAACTCAACTTGAATGTCATATAACTATCAAGCTATAAGTCCAAATCTAATCAACATTTCACTACAAAAACGTACATAATAGCTTAACAAGCTCAACATTAAAGAGGTAACTCGCTTTTAAAAACCATGTAAAGTGACACATTTTGATCTTCATTTAACACTCAATTTCCTATGCATAAAGTGCACAAGCAACTAAGCAAAATCATCTACAAGTTTCGCCGCACATTTTAAGTGTGATTTACACACAAGTAAGTAGTGACTTCTATTTGATTATCATTCTCTCTAAGTtagtttttgttgaaaaatctcAATTCTTCTATTACTGTCAACTCAAGTGGTCCTAATTGTAACTCTTGTTATCTTAATGAAatctatgatttttttaaaatagaagttAGGGGAAACGTAAAGATAAGCATTTGCTGCTATATATTTCATTATAGAGTGACATAGAGTTAGCTATATATGTACAAAGACAGTAACCAAACCACACTAACGTGGCTGTAATTTACATGACATGTACACTTGGCAACAACAGCAAGGTTTATTCGCAATTTGAATACATGCGCAACAAACCAACAAAACAAGATAAAAGGACGGAGTGTTTATGCATCGGATCCAATGGGAAATCAACAATGGAGTATGTTCCCCAGTTATACTTGAATATGCTGCtaccatttgaaaaaaaaaaaatataagaatgaaagaaaaaaaccATGGTATGATactaaggaaaataaataaaaatcacttaccTTAGTCAGTTGTTGCTGGAGCTACCAAGATCAAAGTCCATTGTGTAATCATACTCAATAGTTGGAATTACAGAGGCCATAAACTTCAAGAATAAGAACAGGTACCTACACAAATACATTACTTATATTTAGTTATGCCACTCCAAGGAATAAAATGTGATTATACTAAGTCAGGCATTGCTAAGAGGGACCAAATCCAGAAGCGCCGTACCAAGTTCCAGTTGAAAGCTTACATAACTCACGAATTTGAATAAAAACAAGTCATTATTTATAGGAATTCAAATCGTACGGAGTGGTTgaagtaaaataaacaagcataaaCATACATGTTAGAATTCAATATGGCATCTCAAGCATATACAGTTGCCCCTCTCTCGAGGAACATAATATAATTAACCACGGAAACTAAGAAAGGGATGAATGACTATTGAACAAAAAACAGATGCATGCTTGACTATATGCTACAAACAATCTTTAGGCAGATTGCATAATCAAATATTCCATCACCTGAAAGCCAGTAATtacataaacaataaataaaaaattgtgaaGCTAATGAGAAAACAATATTTGTATGGATGTTGTAAACAATTACAGACAATGTTGATTTagatttattaaaagaaaaatccaattTATATCACCATGTGGAAGATTTtatgaaagtaataataattacgTTTCTATGAAAGTAATAATATCTTGGACAGAAAGGGTTTACTTGTCAACTTCTGGCTCAACCCCACGTGACATCAAAACATCAATGATTTTCTTCATCACTGCTCCATGTCGACATGGATGAATAGATGCATGCTTACCAGGCAAGTGAGGGTGGTCCTCAATTGTTACCTGTAAATATTTCATGTTAGAACAATAACGTATTAACATAAGTTTAGCAAACTATAAATTGATAAATAGCGGGGTTAAAAACATAGGAAGTATTAAGCTTAATAATTTTACCCTTTAAGCATGTAACTATGATCTATACCTCAAAATGATTCATCCAACAATAAACATCGTATTGAATTCTGATAAAATATCTTTCACATAAACAATTCATGTCATATCTCACCGTTTTGCGAGCATGGTCCTGACTAACATCTTCAAGGACAAGTTCTTGTTGCAAAAGCATCCTTGACTGCAAGATGGAAAGATGAGATCATAAACCAGTAAACTAAGTTTCCAAggtataaaaatgaaaaaagaataaGGAACTGTTATCAACCCACCCACTAAGCCCCAGTTCGGGATATTCACATCATTTATATCCACTACTTAAAATAAGCAAACATTAGTTGTCCTAGTAGGTTCATCGTAGGCTTATAGACCGACAAAAGtgaatgaatatatatatttaaaaaaagatcttgTGGAAAACAAACCTCATCATACCCGGTAAGCCATACTCGAGGTGTTTGATAATATTTATCATACCTGCAAACAAGTCAAATAGAACTATTCAAATTATTGTCTAAAGACCGTTtgtttcaaatacaaaataagtaGTCCTTTCTATTTGACAGAAAGaacaagatacaacaaaaaaaataggAGAAGTACAAATATGTCAGGAATAAATATCCTCCAACAGTTTGTTCAGGAAAATCTTAGCACTTGTGTGATATGTCAGAAAAAGATACACAGTCTTCTCTGATATCACAAGTAGCAGTTTGTTCAGGAACAAAATGGCAATCAAGAAAAGTTACACTGCAAGTTTGAAACTCATCTTACGTGATACTGATGTCGTAAGTTCGGGTTCGTAGAATATTATCATCATCAGGTTCATGAGCCACTAGATATGTAGACTGAAGAGTAAACAATGACAAAATCACATTTCTTAAATCAGTACTAAACAAGTAAACAATGAAAGtatagttaataaaaaataagtaaactagtggagaattatttaaaataatatattactattataaattatgcaaataaaaaataaaaagtattaaaatgaaaaattgagTTAAAGCTCACATTCAGGTTGTAATTGCCTACAGCCTACCTATCATTTTAATTCCAACAAATATTGCAAGGACAGACCAGCTTGAAAAGACTCTTACAACAAGCATAGTATGAGAATACAGCAGTCGATACATATTTCTGTTCTCTTTCATGTGATTCAATAAAACTTCACTTTTCAGTCCAAATACAGATGTATAACAGTTAGGAAACAACAATCTAGCCTAGAAAGTGATACCCAACTTACAGGATCTGTAACAATGTTATCAGTTTCTTCAAACTCAGCCATATCCGGAATATCGTCTTCCTCATCACCTCCCATGTAGGATGAAATTTGCTTAACAGGTTCCTTTTTGCTGATTTCTAGGCTTTCCATGGAAGGTAAATCCTCTTCCTCGTCGGATTTGGtttcttgaaaaaaataaataaaaagtaataaaggtGTAAGGTATGAGCATCAGAGAATGGGATTAGAACCAAATCACAATATACTGATATAGAATAGAAGCTCTTGTTTTGTTACTCCCACAAGTTTGGGAGTTATGCTAGTCCTGTATAAAAATGTATTATAAACAGATGCATAACTCATGCTCACAACCATAGGAcggattttatttcaatttcagtGGTAATTATTTCAATTCTGGTTAGTAGCttgaaaatttatttgaaattttggaGATTTCAATATTTTGCAGAAAAATCCTTAGGTCTTTGTAGGTTGGAGGTGAGCTAGCTACACTGGACTCAAGGGAAAAAAAGTTACCTGTCTACCAGGACATTTGCTGGTATGCCACTCACAAGTGGGAAGAACTTAATTCAAGTATGGAAAGCCCgtcaaggtttttttttttttaattgtggtTGTGGTGGGTGGGAGGAAGGGGAGCAGTTCCAAGGTAGAAAACAGATTATTAAAGGATTTGATTGGCCAACCCAATATGCTTATGTGAGTATGTCAATGGAGCAACTTGATCATTCATTCTCTTTTTCGTCAAAAGGAGGAGCAAAATTGGGGAATTTAACGAAACACAGAAACGACATCTGGTCACAACAATGAGCACAGATCGAAACATAGATGACGAGGGTGGAAAAAATTGGTAAGAGTTTATTTTAGGGAAAGAAAGGTGGAATTTTATGATTAGATGGGGGTTGTGGCACACCCAGAAGCTCGACATGAGAGTCTGACGTTGACAGCGATCTGCAATGTTGTTGCCTCACCGCTTGCATTTAATGAACATAATACTAACTAACTTTGGATAAAGCCtatatttgtaaaaagccaataCTACAAAACCATTGTTGCACTAAGATTGTGGGGGTTATTTTAAGTAGTGGACTAACCTAACCCCAAGCTTGTGTAAGGCAATTTAACACAACCCTAGAATAATGCCTCCAGCAACATACATACCTTTAGGTTTTCCATGAGTTGCTAGCCAtccatcattttcttcatcatcaaGTAGAACTTCTCCTCCAGCCGCTTCATATTCTTCTTCTACAGATACAGCTCTCCGCAAACACGGCACTGTCAAGTGTTAAGCAACTTCATAAACCAGCATTAATGAGGACAGCCATAGATAACAAATTCAGGAGAAACCTCAGGGAAATTCAGGTATTATAACTTTCTAGCTTTAAGGACAGAAAGAGCAACTTAATACAATTCAAACTAGACTGAAGATAACAAGTACAAAGAAGATGTATGACATACAAATACATCCCAAGCTCGACTCTTACCATTCCTAGTAATTAATAATTGTTTATCCGCTGGCAAATATGGCTTCCTTTTGCTTGGCTCACCTGATTCCCTATTATGCAATGGGAAAACAGAACATTAACAATTAATAAGGGCACAAAAAGAATGACCTCTTAATTTTGAGCTTTAGCAATTGCCATAACACAAATGAATGAAAATTTCCAATGCTTGCTATTAGTTAATATACGTACATGATTCAAATCATCCCAGAAAGTCCCATATGACCCCAAACCCTTTGTTACAGGGACCGAAGCTATATAACTTGATTGAAACCCTTCTGAGAAGTAAAATTTTGAGGCTTGAAAGcagatttaaaaaatatatatattttggaaATAACGAATAGCCATTAGAGGAACAGAAACATCGTGTAACAGGGAGCCTACTTAAGAAAGATGAAATCTTTGAGatggaaaaaaaaagggggggaaaTTTACCAGGACCAAGTGGGGCATTTGGCAACGAGATTGTCGCCGGCAGTGACGAACTCAGAGACACTGAGAACTCCTTTCTCTTTGAAGGCTGAGACGGTTCGAGCGCTCGTGATCCTCTCTACTGTGCCCTTGAAAGCTTCGTGAATCTTCTGAGACAGAACCATCCTCTTCTCTTCTGAAGAAGTTGAATGCAGAAATGCAGACTCAGATTGCAAACTACAGAGGAGGAAGATGAATTGGATTATACAAATGAGAGAAAAAGTTTTGGACTTCCTCtctcgttttttttctttttttttcctttttcgtttTTTGCTTGTAAACACGGTCACCTTGTCTATAAAAACAATAACTATTGGGGTTTGTGGATTTGCATTACTTGGTTTTTcacatttttaaactaaaataaatacttaATTATTCCTTTCTCTAAATCAATGTTTTCATAtgttttttctaaattattactTTATTAGTAAATAAAGCGAACGTAAGTTTTTTCCAACTGAGAGTGAgcttttttttgaaagattacgAGTAAATTGcagtgataattttattttacccAAATCACACATTTTCAcatgttttattcatattattatgTGTAAATCATCACTTTAACATTAAGGCTTAATGCAGAGGGAAACAAGTCCAGAtttaaactccaatttttatcttttgtataaatacatattaatatgaaattaataatttaattagttaatcatatataaataatatttaatattataaaatatgaaaagatTATATGTCGTATTTaagtaaaataaatttatttttacaaaTCGGATTAGATAGAATGGAAttgataaatttataatatgGATAGAATTCTAGTCAAAAGatctaataaatttatattttatattaaaatttattattactttttaaatcaactaaataatatatatatata is drawn from Arachis hypogaea cultivar Tifrunner chromosome 12, arahy.Tifrunner.gnm2.J5K5, whole genome shotgun sequence and contains these coding sequences:
- the LOC112728107 gene encoding autophagy-related protein 3; this encodes MVLSQKIHEAFKGTVERITSARTVSAFKEKGVLSVSEFVTAGDNLVAKCPTWSWESGEPSKRKPYLPADKQLLITRNVPCLRRAVSVEEEYEAAGGEVLLDDEENDGWLATHGKPKETKSDEEEDLPSMESLEISKKEPVKQISSYMGGDEEDDIPDMAEFEETDNIVTDPSTYLVAHEPDDDNILRTRTYDISITYDKYYQTPRVWLTGYDESRMLLQQELVLEDVSQDHARKTVTIEDHPHLPGKHASIHPCRHGAVMKKIIDVLMSRGVEPEVDKYLFLFLKFMASVIPTIEYDYTMDFDLGSSSNN